One window from the genome of Alphaproteobacteria bacterium encodes:
- a CDS encoding cobalamin-dependent protein (Presence of a B(12) (cobalamin)-binding domain implies dependence on cobalamin itself, in one of its several forms, or in some unusual lineages, dependence on a cobalamin-like analog.) produces MTHRENLLAVIRGEMVEQIPWVPRIDLWHNAQVMRGTLPKKFTGMSVEDIHHAMGWPLHKFVPEYSRPENPADLLHRGIGLFDLKEFPYSFTFSNDVDIRVEVEADERQEMTHVEYHTPVGMVSVRHGQTAEMRRAGASISWVKEHAIKGPEDYRVLAHIFGNLEITPSYERYTTWREGIGEDGIAVAHGFGLSCTSPMHFVQKTLLDATDFYLHHHDYPRQMAELLEALTGAYDTLLEILAGGELEAVMWSSNIDDMITYPALYEEYFQPWCHKAADILKPQGTLLIMHPDGENQGLMDLIAESRMDVADAVTPYPMTKVRIEEYYDRWCRPGHLTIHGGIPEMLLLEESSTREDLSMYLDNLFRSIAPGTRFIGSIGDTTPPDADFDRLLYIGERFEKEGRLPFAAGTYSPLNRDSVATAPRVVTPASTSETVAAMDVEQAFEQITIDVLDGDEQEVVVHARELLDQGVPAGNILNKGMLPAMEVIGGRFADGSVFVPEVLLSARAMKNGLGVIEPHLVTSNERRSGRVLIGTVLGDLHDIGKNMVASMLTGTGYEVIDMGVNVSTEEIVRQVLERRPDIIALSALLTTTMPQIKEVITALVEAGLRDDFKVIVGGAPVNQKFAEDAGADGYAQDAGAAVALAKQLMPAV; encoded by the coding sequence ATGACCCATCGGGAAAATCTCCTGGCCGTCATTCGCGGTGAAATGGTCGAGCAGATCCCCTGGGTGCCGCGCATCGACCTTTGGCACAACGCGCAAGTGATGCGAGGTACGCTGCCAAAGAAGTTCACAGGCATGAGCGTCGAAGACATCCATCACGCCATGGGCTGGCCACTGCACAAATTTGTGCCGGAATACAGCCGGCCCGAAAACCCTGCGGATTTGCTTCACCGCGGCATCGGGCTGTTCGATCTCAAGGAGTTTCCCTACAGCTTCACCTTTTCCAACGACGTCGACATCCGTGTTGAGGTCGAGGCCGACGAGCGCCAGGAGATGACCCACGTCGAGTACCACACGCCGGTCGGCATGGTCAGCGTGCGTCACGGCCAGACGGCTGAGATGCGCCGCGCCGGCGCCTCCATCTCCTGGGTTAAGGAACACGCCATCAAGGGACCCGAGGACTACAGGGTGCTGGCCCATATCTTCGGCAATCTCGAGATTACTCCGTCCTACGAGCGCTACACCACCTGGCGCGAAGGCATCGGCGAGGACGGCATCGCAGTGGCTCACGGCTTCGGGCTGTCCTGCACCTCGCCGATGCATTTTGTACAGAAGACCCTCCTCGATGCGACGGACTTCTACCTCCACCACCACGACTATCCGCGTCAGATGGCGGAGTTACTAGAGGCCCTGACCGGCGCCTACGACACGCTTCTCGAAATCCTTGCCGGCGGCGAGCTGGAGGCCGTGATGTGGTCGTCGAATATCGACGACATGATCACTTACCCAGCGTTGTACGAGGAATATTTCCAACCCTGGTGCCACAAGGCGGCCGACATACTCAAACCCCAGGGAACCTTACTGATTATGCATCCCGATGGCGAGAACCAGGGCCTGATGGATCTTATCGCCGAGAGCCGCATGGACGTGGCCGACGCGGTAACACCGTACCCGATGACCAAGGTCCGCATCGAGGAGTACTACGACCGCTGGTGCCGGCCCGGACACCTGACCATTCACGGCGGTATCCCCGAGATGCTGCTGCTTGAGGAATCCTCGACCCGCGAAGACCTCTCGATGTACCTCGACAACTTGTTCCGCAGCATCGCCCCCGGCACGCGCTTCATCGGCTCGATCGGCGACACGACGCCGCCTGATGCCGATTTCGACCGCCTGCTCTACATCGGCGAACGCTTCGAGAAGGAGGGGCGGCTGCCGTTCGCTGCGGGCACGTATTCGCCGCTCAACCGGGACAGCGTCGCCACTGCACCACGGGTTGTCACGCCGGCGAGCACCAGCGAGACCGTCGCCGCAATGGATGTGGAGCAGGCCTTCGAGCAGATCACCATCGACGTGCTCGACGGCGACGAGCAAGAAGTAGTGGTGCACGCGCGCGAGCTCCTCGACCAGGGCGTTCCCGCCGGCAACATCCTCAACAAAGGCATGCTACCGGCCATGGAGGTAATCGGTGGGCGCTTCGCCGACGGCAGCGTCTTCGTGCCCGAGGTGCTGTTGTCGGCCCGCGCCATGAAGAACGGGCTCGGTGTCATCGAGCCCCACCTGGTGACCAGCAATGAGCGCCGCAGCGGCCGTGTCCTAATCGGTACAGTGCTGGGTGACCTGCACGATATCGGCAAGAACATGGTCGCCAGCATGCTGACCGGCACCGGCTACGAGGTCATCGACATGGGGGTCAACGTGAGCACCGAGGAGATCGTGCGCCAGGTGCTCGAGCGCCGGCCCGACATCATTGCCCTTTCGGCCCTGCTAACAACGACCATGCCGCAGATCAAGGAGGTCATCACAGCGCTTGTCGAGGCCGGCCTGCGCGACGACTTTAAGGTCATCGTCGGCGGCGCCCCGGTGAACCAGAAATTTGCTGAGGACGCTGGCGCCGACGGCTACGCCCAGGATGCCGGCGCGGCGGTAGCCCTAGCGAAGCAGTTGATGCCCGCCGTCTGA
- a CDS encoding molybdopterin molybdotransferase MoeA, which yields MSQLCNDCFDIDQPMLRLDEALALIEARMTPLTATETVPLDAATGRILAEDVSAATDVPAHHNSAVDGFAVYHADLDADSPTPLPVTGRIAAGHPLDRAARRGEALRIFTGAVIPPGPDTVVMQENCGLAGETVTIPPGIALGDNCRLAGEDVRHGTTVLRAGRRLRPEDLGLAAAAGSATLAVQTLLRVALFSTGDELCEPGAALVPGAIYDSNRHMLRGLLAGLGCTVNDLGILADRADSVRRALAGAAPDHDMLITSGGVSVGEEDHVKAVVEQLGGLSFWRLAIKPGRPLALGHIDDAGRTVPFVGLPGNPVAAAVTFLRLARPLILRLSGATHTVPRLWRVAAGFELTKKAGRREFLRCRLEDGDAGVPVAKLAGAQGSGVLSSLTAADGLVELGEEMTYVAPGDGIDFLPFAEVS from the coding sequence ATGAGCCAGCTCTGCAACGATTGCTTCGATATTGATCAACCGATGTTGCGTCTAGACGAGGCGCTGGCCCTGATCGAGGCGCGCATGACGCCGCTGACCGCCACTGAGACGGTGCCGCTCGATGCCGCTACCGGGCGCATTCTAGCAGAGGACGTGAGCGCCGCGACTGACGTCCCGGCGCACCACAATTCCGCCGTTGACGGCTTTGCGGTCTATCATGCCGATCTCGATGCCGACAGCCCGACGCCCCTGCCGGTGACGGGTCGCATCGCCGCCGGCCATCCCCTCGACCGGGCGGCGCGGCGCGGCGAGGCGCTGCGCATCTTCACCGGCGCGGTGATACCGCCTGGCCCCGATACAGTGGTCATGCAGGAGAATTGCGGACTTGCCGGCGAGACGGTAACCATCCCGCCCGGCATCGCACTTGGCGACAATTGCAGATTGGCCGGCGAGGACGTGCGCCACGGTACCACGGTGCTACGCGCTGGCCGCCGCCTACGGCCCGAGGACCTGGGTCTCGCGGCGGCGGCAGGTAGCGCCACGCTCGCCGTGCAGACGCTGCTCCGCGTCGCCTTGTTTTCCACTGGTGACGAGCTGTGTGAGCCCGGCGCGGCACTGGTGCCCGGTGCCATCTACGACAGCAACCGGCACATGCTGCGAGGTCTGCTGGCCGGCCTCGGCTGCACCGTCAACGATCTCGGTATTCTCGCGGATCGGGCTGACAGCGTGCGCCGGGCGCTCGCCGGTGCGGCACCCGACCACGATATGCTAATCACCTCGGGCGGCGTCTCGGTCGGCGAAGAGGATCACGTCAAGGCGGTGGTTGAGCAACTTGGCGGGCTCTCTTTCTGGCGCCTCGCCATTAAACCCGGGCGGCCGCTGGCGCTCGGTCATATCGACGATGCCGGGCGCACCGTACCTTTCGTCGGCCTGCCGGGAAATCCCGTAGCGGCGGCCGTAACCTTCCTGCGCCTGGCGCGGCCGCTGATTCTGCGTTTGTCGGGAGCGACGCATACGGTGCCGCGGCTGTGGCGCGTTGCCGCCGGCTTCGAGTTGACGAAGAAAGCCGGGCGGCGCGAGTTCTTGCGCTGCCGCCTGGAGGATGGCGATGCCGGCGTCCCCGTCGCCAAGCTTGCCGGCGCCCAGGGCTCGGGCGTGCTTTCCAGTCTCACGGCCGCTGACGGGCTGGTCGAACTTGGTGAAGAAATGACCTATGTTGCGCCGGGCGACGGGATAGACTTCCTGCCCTTCGCGGAGGTGAGCTGA
- a CDS encoding MarR family transcriptional regulator — translation MTDKKLTRDPGDLHEIALNRGIEMLYFGYRNFVAKANALLSPLDFGRAHHRVIYSVGRSPGLTVGELLATLRITKQSLSRVLGQLVRTGYVAQLTGTRDRRQRLLSLTDKGRKLEHRLSGLQRTLVAEAYREAGSEAVGGFEKIMLGLMCDDDRPRFSGEPG, via the coding sequence ATGACTGACAAAAAACTAACGCGTGACCCGGGTGACTTGCATGAAATAGCCCTCAACCGGGGCATCGAGATGCTCTATTTCGGCTATCGCAACTTCGTTGCCAAGGCCAATGCCCTGCTCTCGCCTCTTGATTTCGGGCGCGCTCACCACCGCGTTATCTATTCCGTCGGCCGCAGTCCGGGTCTCACCGTGGGCGAGCTTCTGGCCACGCTACGCATCACCAAACAAAGCCTGTCGCGCGTGCTCGGCCAACTCGTGCGCACCGGATACGTGGCGCAGTTGACGGGCACGCGCGACCGCCGCCAGCGCCTCTTGAGCCTGACCGACAAGGGTCGGAAACTTGAGCACCGCTTGTCCGGCCTGCAGCGCACGCTCGTCGCCGAGGCCTATCGGGAAGCGGGGTCGGAGGCAGTGGGCGGCTTCGAGAAGATCATGCTCGGCCTCATGTGCGACGATGACCGCCCACGCTTCAGTGGCGAGCCCGGCTGA
- a CDS encoding YbaN family protein, with product MIREGEQADEFSTQGGWSRRAGVRHALFVLGWLCVGLGLIGIIIPGLPTTIFLIVALWAFSRSSERLHRWLYQHPRLGPPLQVWHTHRVIPLRAKVLAVAVMGVSLILLSLVSQTPLTTLLAAAVIVPVACYIVTRPSEVPGTGHGPSAP from the coding sequence ATGATCCGTGAGGGCGAGCAAGCAGACGAATTTTCGACACAAGGTGGTTGGAGCCGGCGGGCCGGGGTGCGCCATGCCTTGTTTGTGCTGGGCTGGCTCTGCGTTGGACTAGGGCTGATCGGCATCATCATACCGGGCCTGCCGACTACGATCTTTCTGATCGTCGCGTTGTGGGCCTTCTCGCGCTCCTCCGAGCGCCTCCACCGCTGGCTTTACCAGCATCCGAGGCTGGGGCCACCCTTGCAGGTCTGGCATACCCATCGCGTCATCCCATTGCGCGCCAAGGTGCTGGCGGTGGCTGTGATGGGCGTCAGCCTGATCCTGCTCTCGCTGGTCAGCCAAACGCCGCTGACAACGCTGCTTGCCGCCGCCGTCATCGTACCGGTCGCCTGTTACATCGTGACACGCCCGAGCGAGGTGCCCGGCACCGGGCATGGGCCTAGCGCGCCATAG
- a CDS encoding molybdenum cofactor biosynthesis protein MoaE, protein MIRVQSEAFDVGAELVALSAGRTDIGGVASFIGLVRDMHGDSAVGAMTLEHYPGMTERKLAEIEAEAQSRWPLQTSLIIHRYGRLAPGDPIVLVATASAHRVAALESCQFLIDWLKTQAPFWKCEEASDGKATWVEARSSDDAAAARWREGKPEAAE, encoded by the coding sequence GTGATCCGCGTGCAGAGCGAGGCTTTCGATGTCGGCGCCGAACTGGTGGCGCTGAGCGCCGGGCGCACAGATATTGGCGGCGTCGCGAGCTTCATCGGCCTGGTCCGTGACATGCACGGCGATAGCGCCGTTGGCGCCATGACGCTCGAGCATTATCCGGGCATGACAGAGCGCAAACTGGCCGAGATCGAGGCAGAAGCGCAATCGCGCTGGCCCTTGCAGACAAGCCTGATCATCCATCGCTACGGCCGCTTGGCACCAGGTGATCCCATCGTGCTAGTGGCCACGGCCTCGGCCCACCGTGTCGCCGCACTGGAGAGCTGCCAGTTCCTCATCGACTGGCTCAAAACCCAGGCACCGTTCTGGAAGTGCGAGGAGGCGTCCGACGGCAAGGCCACCTGGGTCGAAGCGCGTAGTAGCGACGACGCCGCAGCAGCGCGTTGGCGTGAGGGGAAGCCTGAGGCGGCCGAATAG
- a CDS encoding Flp family type IVb pilin translates to MLTKFGLRRFGKDEGGATAIEYGLIAALIAVVIVAAVTTVGTELSNTLGIGGTEDSTDNN, encoded by the coding sequence ATGCTTACCAAGTTCGGCCTGCGTCGTTTTGGCAAGGATGAAGGTGGTGCCACCGCTATCGAGTATGGCCTCATTGCCGCGCTGATCGCGGTTGTAATTGTCGCCGCCGTGACGACGGTCGGTACCGAGTTGAGCAACACCTTAGGTATTGGCGGTACCGAAGACAGCACGGACAACAACTAA
- the moaD gene encoding molybdopterin converting factor subunit 1 produces the protein MQVLYFAWLREKVGVAEEAIEPPAEVATVAELIEWLKARSPGHTTALADTSAVRVALDQEYVQLDAAIAGAREVALFPPVTGG, from the coding sequence ATGCAAGTACTCTATTTCGCCTGGTTGCGCGAGAAGGTGGGCGTCGCCGAGGAGGCGATCGAGCCACCGGCCGAAGTTGCTACCGTGGCCGAGCTGATCGAATGGCTGAAGGCGCGCTCACCGGGCCATACCACGGCCCTGGCGGACACCTCGGCCGTGCGTGTGGCGCTCGACCAGGAATATGTCCAACTCGACGCCGCCATTGCCGGGGCGCGCGAAGTCGCCCTGTTTCCTCCGGTGACCGGAGGCTGA
- a CDS encoding branched-chain amino acid aminotransferase → MLSFDDHDGFIWYDGKMVPWREANLHVLSHGLHYASSVFEGQRVYAGTIFKLAEHTERLFESASQLGFEIPFSQGHINRANYDVCKANNIDDGYVRPVAWRGSEMMGVSAQQNAIHVAIAAWEWPSYFSPEARLKGIKLQWSDWRRPDPATIPAKAKAAGLYMICTLSKHKAEAEGFDDALMLDWRGRLAESTGANIFLVINGELHTPTPDCFLDGITRRTVIGLAEAQQIPVIERIIMPEELEKADEVFLTGTAAEVTPVGQIGDLSFTPGEVCRILIDDFTALTNGLEPDPAHIGSD, encoded by the coding sequence ATGTTGAGCTTTGACGATCACGATGGGTTCATTTGGTACGATGGCAAGATGGTGCCTTGGCGAGAGGCCAACCTGCACGTCCTGTCGCACGGTCTGCACTATGCCAGCTCCGTCTTCGAGGGTCAGCGCGTCTATGCCGGCACTATATTCAAGCTGGCGGAACATACCGAGCGCCTGTTTGAGTCGGCGAGCCAACTCGGCTTTGAGATTCCCTTTAGCCAGGGCCACATAAACCGCGCTAATTATGATGTTTGTAAAGCTAACAATATCGACGACGGCTATGTACGCCCAGTGGCCTGGCGCGGCAGCGAGATGATGGGCGTCTCAGCTCAGCAAAACGCTATCCATGTCGCCATCGCGGCCTGGGAGTGGCCGTCATACTTCTCGCCCGAGGCGCGGCTCAAGGGCATCAAGTTGCAATGGTCCGACTGGCGCCGCCCCGACCCGGCGACGATCCCTGCCAAGGCCAAGGCGGCGGGGTTATACATGATTTGCACGCTGTCCAAACACAAGGCCGAGGCCGAGGGCTTCGACGATGCGCTGATGCTCGACTGGCGCGGGCGACTTGCGGAATCGACAGGCGCCAATATCTTCCTCGTCATCAATGGTGAACTGCACACGCCGACGCCCGACTGCTTCCTCGACGGCATCACCCGACGCACAGTGATCGGGTTGGCGGAAGCGCAGCAGATCCCGGTAATCGAGCGCATCATCATGCCGGAAGAGCTGGAGAAGGCGGACGAGGTGTTCCTCACTGGCACGGCGGCAGAAGTCACGCCGGTCGGCCAGATCGGCGACCTCAGCTTCACCCCGGGCGAGGTCTGCCGCATCCTCATCGACGACTTCACGGCGCTAACCAACGGCCTCGAGCCGGACCCGGCCCACATCGGCAGCGACTAG
- the pgsA gene encoding CDP-diacylglycerol--glycerol-3-phosphate 3-phosphatidyltransferase — MFSGLPNILTLSRILVIPIFLAAFAVPAPAANWVAFGLFVAASLTDWLDGFLARKLAQTSEFGRFLDPVADKLLVAAALIMLVADGRAPAIAALIILCREILISSLREFLAREALKLPVTMLAKIKTATQMLALSVLLVGDAATGIGLSAKLMLDGGAWLLWLAAVLSVASGWGYARHGISMMLATDKDKDSKGVADK, encoded by the coding sequence ATGTTCAGCGGTCTGCCCAACATTCTGACCCTGTCGCGGATCCTGGTGATCCCGATATTCCTGGCCGCCTTCGCCGTACCAGCGCCGGCTGCCAACTGGGTCGCCTTCGGGCTGTTCGTGGCCGCTTCTCTGACCGACTGGCTGGACGGCTTTTTGGCGCGAAAGCTGGCCCAAACAAGCGAGTTCGGCCGTTTTCTTGATCCCGTGGCGGACAAGCTGCTGGTGGCGGCGGCGCTGATCATGCTGGTGGCGGACGGCCGCGCCCCGGCAATCGCCGCGCTGATCATCCTCTGCCGCGAGATCCTTATCTCGTCCTTGCGCGAGTTCCTAGCTCGCGAGGCGCTGAAGCTGCCGGTAACTATGCTGGCCAAGATTAAGACGGCGACCCAGATGCTGGCGCTCAGCGTCCTGCTGGTGGGCGATGCGGCGACGGGCATCGGGCTTTCTGCCAAGCTGATGCTTGACGGTGGTGCCTGGTTACTGTGGCTTGCGGCAGTGCTATCCGTGGCCAGCGGCTGGGGCTATGCGCGGCACGGCATCTCAATGATGCTGGCTACCGACAAAGACAAGGATTCGAAAGGAGTGGCAGACAAGTGA
- the mobB gene encoding molybdopterin-guanine dinucleotide biosynthesis protein B: MKVMGISGWSGSGKTTLVTRLLPVLVARGLRVSTVKNAHHEFDVDTPGKDSYEHRAAGASEVLVASARRWALMHEHREAAEPEPYLDALLARLGEADLVLVEGFKHEDHDKIEVCREGSRREPLYPGDRSVVAVASDRPLPDANRPVFNLDDTQAIADFICRHCTLAERAA, from the coding sequence GTGAAAGTAATGGGAATCAGCGGCTGGAGCGGCAGTGGGAAGACAACCTTGGTGACGCGCCTGTTGCCGGTGCTGGTGGCGCGCGGCTTGCGCGTCTCGACGGTCAAGAACGCCCATCATGAGTTCGACGTGGATACGCCGGGTAAGGATTCCTATGAGCATCGCGCCGCCGGCGCCTCCGAGGTGTTGGTTGCCTCGGCGCGGCGCTGGGCGCTGATGCACGAGCACCGCGAGGCAGCGGAGCCAGAACCATACCTCGATGCCTTGCTGGCGCGCCTCGGTGAGGCCGATCTGGTGCTGGTCGAAGGCTTCAAGCATGAGGACCACGACAAGATAGAGGTCTGCCGCGAGGGTTCGCGCCGCGAACCACTCTATCCCGGCGATCGCTCGGTGGTGGCAGTAGCCAGCGATCGCCCGTTACCCGATGCCAATCGCCCGGTATTCAATCTCGACGACACGCAAGCCATCGCCGACTTCATCTGCCGGCATTGCACCCTAGCGGAGCGGGCGGCATGA